In Halarcobacter mediterraneus, the following proteins share a genomic window:
- the cobT gene encoding nicotinate mononucleotide-dependent phosphoribosyltransferase CobT yields the protein MIKNILGTNDYIEFLRGKSVTFMLALSNTKTADIKDITQAGIPGKIYLTPTLDSEFLTCGKVRSLENIAQTPKGVPTPALITRATHLLKPFSNIELLNLGLEVLPKVDYFKIHDFNLAPSEDISLNANIDTMDVFKRGLDFGQEYECKDDYIILAESVPSGTTTAAATALALGYECKEFFSSSFKNVPDDIRNKTIEKALENIDERDDIFTRLSKVSDNMLIFIAGFILGLNNQTKFILAGGTQMACALLIVNSILKQMQGHLETSNLALCTTKWVYEDEKSDIKALLELNDLKINAYYADFDFSLSEHPALKLYDEGEAKEGVGAGTALTYALLNGISKEELTKKIESLLG from the coding sequence ATGATAAAAAACATTCTTGGAACAAATGATTATATAGAGTTTTTAAGGGGAAAAAGTGTAACTTTTATGTTAGCTTTAAGCAATACAAAAACTGCTGATATAAAAGATATTACACAAGCTGGAATTCCAGGAAAAATATATTTAACACCTACACTAGATAGTGAGTTCTTAACTTGCGGTAAAGTTAGGAGTTTAGAAAATATTGCTCAAACTCCTAAAGGTGTACCAACTCCTGCTTTAATAACTAGAGCTACACATCTTTTAAAACCTTTTTCAAATATTGAACTTTTAAATTTAGGTTTAGAAGTTTTACCTAAAGTTGATTATTTTAAAATACATGATTTTAATCTTGCCCCTTCAGAAGATATTTCTTTGAATGCAAATATTGATACAATGGATGTATTTAAAAGAGGTTTAGATTTTGGACAAGAGTATGAGTGTAAAGATGATTATATAATTCTAGCTGAATCAGTTCCTTCAGGAACTACAACAGCTGCAGCAACTGCACTTGCTTTGGGCTATGAATGTAAAGAGTTTTTTAGCAGTAGTTTTAAAAATGTACCAGATGATATTAGAAATAAAACTATAGAAAAAGCCTTAGAAAATATTGATGAGAGAGATGATATTTTTACACGATTATCAAAAGTATCTGATAATATGCTTATCTTTATAGCAGGGTTTATTTTGGGTTTGAATAATCAAACAAAATTTATCTTAGCCGGTGGAACTCAAATGGCTTGTGCCTTATTGATTGTAAACTCAATTTTAAAACAGATGCAAGGACATTTAGAAACTTCTAATCTTGCTCTTTGTACTACAAAATGGGTTTATGAAGATGAAAAAAGTGATATAAAAGCACTTTTAGAATTAAATGATTTAAAAATTAATGCCTATTATGCAGATTTTGATTTTTCTTTATCAGAGCATCCTGCTTTAAAACTTTATGATGAAGGTGAAGCTAAAGAGGGTGTTGGAGCAGGAACTGCTTTAACTTATGCACTTTTAAATGGTATTTCAAAAGAAGAACTTACTAAAAAAATAGAAAGCCTATTGGGATAA
- a CDS encoding adenosylcobinamide-GDP ribazoletransferase: MNKDLILGLKFAFSYFSIIPIKFDNSVDLSKKEIINYLMFFLPLVGAILSLGACIVFYFLEDLSYLGAIICAFLYMMFYGFIHTEAILDVVDALYAKHSGKDAYEVIKEPTIGAMGFLYALGFVCIKVAALTMLFLNQMYLEIIAIAIISRVSVQFMTKTNEFKSSFVGLMKSSFTSFKTAFILYFIVCLVLIGFKAFTLFFIALVFTFLFSLFLEKNLGFLNGDTLGFNLEFVEIVLFITVCLFWLN; encoded by the coding sequence ATGAATAAAGATTTGATATTAGGACTAAAGTTTGCCTTTAGTTATTTTTCAATAATACCAATAAAGTTTGATAATAGTGTAGATTTATCAAAAAAAGAGATTATAAACTATCTTATGTTTTTTCTTCCTCTTGTGGGAGCTATTTTATCTCTAGGGGCTTGTATTGTTTTTTATTTCTTAGAAGATTTATCTTATCTTGGGGCAATTATTTGTGCTTTTTTGTATATGATGTTTTATGGTTTTATTCATACAGAAGCTATCTTAGACGTAGTAGATGCTTTATATGCTAAACATAGTGGTAAAGATGCCTATGAAGTTATAAAAGAGCCTACAATTGGAGCTATGGGCTTTTTATATGCTTTAGGTTTTGTTTGTATTAAAGTAGCAGCTTTAACAATGCTTTTTTTAAATCAAATGTATTTAGAGATAATTGCAATAGCTATTATAAGTAGAGTATCAGTTCAGTTTATGACAAAAACAAATGAGTTTAAATCTTCTTTTGTAGGATTAATGAAAAGTTCATTTACTAGCTTTAAAACAGCCTTTATTCTTTATTTTATAGTATGTTTAGTTCTTATTGGTTTTAAAGCTTTTACTCTATTTTTTATAGCTTTAGTTTTCACTTTTCTTTTCTCACTATTTTTAGAAAAAAACTTAGGTTTTTTAAATGGAGATACTTTAGGTTTTAACTTAGAGTTTGTCGAGATTGTACTTTTTATAACTGTTTGTCTATTTTGGTTAAATTAA
- a CDS encoding cobyric acid synthase, translated as MKNISIFGTSSDAGKSTITFVIAKILQNMGYSVAPFKAQNVSNNAFVCDDGSEIAVAQYFQAKVLGVPISYHLNPVLLKSGRGSSASLIVEGKVVTNKDVREYYRDLDLLKPAVNRCFNYLNEKYDCVVCEGAGSPVELNLMDKDLSNIYIADEFNTKIILVADIEKGGVFASIYGVYHLLPEKLRKNVIGVIVNKFRGDLTLFDEGVKIIEEDFKIPVLGVLPYTPFNLGFEDSQSLKNYAQNSKSAILNIAVIFYPYMSNYNDFEPLIAHEQINLEFVKTNISLYKFDMVIMPGSKLVIKDLKWLKENGLFDRVKAYEGKLLGICGGYEMMFETLIDSYALENNEATKEEGFSFIDDEIFFKKEKTLEKGNYEIFGVQLEGFEIHHGKSNKYPLFYENKNKNICGTFVHAVFDSDEFRTYLFKNLHQDYKEFDFKAYKKEHIDSFISSLESRLDVKKIKDEIEERE; from the coding sequence ATGAAAAATATCTCAATCTTTGGTACAAGTAGCGATGCAGGTAAATCTACAATTACTTTTGTAATAGCAAAAATTCTACAAAACATGGGATATAGTGTAGCCCCTTTCAAAGCTCAAAATGTCTCTAATAATGCTTTTGTTTGTGATGATGGAAGTGAAATTGCAGTAGCTCAATACTTTCAAGCAAAGGTTTTAGGAGTTCCTATTTCTTATCATCTAAATCCAGTACTTTTAAAATCAGGACGTGGAAGTTCAGCTTCACTTATAGTTGAAGGGAAAGTTGTAACAAATAAAGATGTAAGAGAGTATTATAGAGATTTAGACTTACTTAAACCAGCTGTAAATAGATGTTTTAACTATCTTAATGAAAAGTATGACTGTGTAGTTTGTGAAGGTGCAGGTAGTCCAGTAGAGCTTAATCTTATGGATAAAGACCTTTCAAATATTTACATAGCTGATGAGTTTAATACAAAAATCATACTTGTAGCAGATATTGAAAAAGGTGGAGTCTTTGCTTCTATTTATGGGGTTTATCATTTATTACCCGAAAAACTTCGTAAGAATGTAATAGGCGTAATAGTAAACAAGTTTAGAGGAGATTTAACTCTTTTTGATGAAGGTGTTAAAATCATAGAAGAAGATTTTAAAATACCAGTTTTAGGAGTATTGCCTTATACACCTTTTAACTTAGGTTTTGAAGATTCACAAAGCTTGAAAAACTATGCTCAAAATAGTAAAAGTGCTATTTTGAATATTGCAGTTATCTTTTATCCATATATGAGTAACTATAATGATTTTGAGCCTTTAATAGCCCATGAGCAAATAAACTTAGAGTTTGTAAAGACAAATATCTCTTTATATAAATTTGATATGGTAATAATGCCTGGTTCTAAACTTGTAATCAAAGATTTAAAATGGCTAAAAGAAAATGGACTATTTGATAGAGTAAAAGCATATGAAGGTAAACTTTTAGGTATCTGTGGTGGTTATGAAATGATGTTTGAAACTCTTATAGACTCCTATGCTTTAGAAAATAATGAAGCTACAAAAGAAGAGGGCTTTAGCTTTATAGATGATGAGATATTTTTTAAAAAAGAGAAAACACTAGAAAAAGGAAACTATGAAATCTTTGGTGTACAGCTTGAAGGTTTTGAAATACACCATGGAAAAAGCAATAAATATCCACTTTTTTATGAAAATAAAAATAAAAATATATGCGGAACTTTTGTGCATGCAGTTTTTGATTCAGATGAATTTAGAACTTATCTTTTTAAAAATTTACACCAGGATTACAAAGAGTTTGATTTTAAAGCTTATAAAAAAGAGCATATAGATAGTTTTATAAGCTCTTTAGAGAGTAGACTTGATGTGAAAAAAATTAAAGATGAAATAGAAGAAAGAGAATAA
- a CDS encoding histidine phosphatase family protein translates to MANITFLRHAPLPLKNQKCYNGHIDLEIDTLLVDYKKIENLQKQKYDLVYSSDLKRCTQTLDLLNFSYKKDERLREVKFKDEFEGKSFDEISKMPIYDEKYLSSFESWHKFIAKESIKEYKQRVNSFLSELPKDKEILVCSHGGTIKLIHSILTNIEYEKSRYSILYLESFKA, encoded by the coding sequence ATGGCAAATATAACTTTTCTAAGACATGCTCCTCTACCTTTAAAAAATCAAAAGTGTTATAACGGACATATTGATTTAGAAATTGATACTTTACTTGTAGACTATAAAAAGATAGAAAATTTACAAAAACAAAAATATGATTTAGTCTATTCTTCTGATTTAAAAAGATGTACTCAAACATTAGATTTATTAAATTTTTCATATAAAAAAGATGAAAGACTAAGGGAAGTAAAGTTTAAAGATGAGTTTGAAGGCAAATCTTTTGATGAAATTTCAAAGATGCCTATTTATGATGAAAAATATCTCTCTTCTTTTGAGTCTTGGCATAAGTTTATTGCTAAAGAATCTATAAAAGAGTATAAACAAAGAGTAAACTCTTTTTTATCTGAACTTCCTAAAGACAAAGAAATATTAGTATGTTCCCATGGAGGAACAATTAAGTTAATTCACTCTATTTTAACAAATATAGAATATGAAAAAAGTAGATATTCTATCTTATATTTAGAAAGTTTTAAGGCATAA
- a CDS encoding aldo/keto reductase, with the protein MEYRYIGRSGLRVTPICLGTMTFGSTTTKEEAFKIMDKAYDRGINFFDTAELYPVPPKADTTGITEEIVGEWLKTKPRDSVILATKVAGAASGWFVPPIRHGLTAIDSFHIKRAVEQSLKKLQTDYIDLYQMHWPDTVVPVEESMKAFDELVCEGKVRYVGTSNDSAYGLTKANEVSKYNKYARFESIQNNFSLLNPRFHDELANVCKRENVSLLPYSPMAGGVLSGKYNGGFYPEDSRFGIYMKNKSKRVQSMADRFVNEKTLEATSRYMKLAQEYEISPVTLAVAYSMHFDFIASTIIGARQLNQLDDSFAAFDFKIDKELMNEIEKVQKDILYPMG; encoded by the coding sequence ATGGAATATAGATATATAGGAAGAAGTGGTTTAAGAGTTACACCAATTTGTTTAGGAACTATGACTTTTGGTTCTACAACAACAAAAGAAGAAGCTTTTAAAATAATGGATAAAGCATACGATAGAGGAATAAACTTTTTTGATACAGCTGAACTTTATCCTGTGCCACCAAAAGCAGATACTACAGGAATTACAGAAGAGATAGTAGGGGAATGGTTAAAAACAAAACCTAGAGACTCAGTTATTTTAGCTACAAAAGTAGCAGGTGCAGCTTCTGGTTGGTTTGTACCTCCAATTAGGCATGGCTTGACTGCAATTGATTCATTTCATATTAAAAGAGCAGTAGAACAAAGTCTTAAAAAGCTTCAAACAGATTATATAGATCTTTATCAGATGCATTGGCCAGATACAGTTGTGCCAGTAGAAGAGAGTATGAAAGCTTTTGATGAGCTAGTATGTGAAGGAAAAGTAAGATATGTTGGAACTTCGAATGATAGTGCTTATGGTTTAACAAAAGCAAATGAAGTTTCAAAGTATAATAAGTATGCAAGATTTGAATCTATTCAAAATAACTTCTCACTTTTAAATCCAAGATTTCATGATGAACTAGCAAATGTATGTAAAAGAGAAAATGTCTCACTACTTCCATATTCTCCAATGGCTGGAGGTGTTTTAAGTGGTAAATACAATGGAGGTTTTTATCCTGAAGATTCTAGGTTTGGTATTTATATGAAAAATAAAAGTAAAAGAGTTCAATCTATGGCAGATAGATTTGTAAATGAAAAAACACTTGAAGCTACAAGTAGATATATGAAATTAGCTCAAGAATATGAAATTTCTCCTGTTACTTTAGCTGTTGCTTATTCTATGCATTTTGATTTTATAGCTTCTACAATTATAGGAGCAAGACAGTTAAATCAATTAGATGATTCTTTTGCAGCATTTGATTTTAAAATAGATAAAGAATTGATGAATGAAATAGAAAAAGTTCAAAAAGATATTTTATATCCTATGGGATAG
- the bluB gene encoding 5,6-dimethylbenzimidazole synthase, whose amino-acid sequence MNKFNNKAISSLKAIISSRRDIRGNRFLNKKIDDKILNELLEAANNAPSVGFSQPWKFIIVKDNKKREKVYKNFLKENKKAKKIFKTNEIYPNLKLEGIKESYLNIAVLYKKPKKDVLGQTTQKKVGEYSVVCAIQNFWLMARVYGIGVGWVSILKAKKIKKILGINDDYKLIAYLTVGYVKEFLDEPELKKIGWEKKRTLNDITKL is encoded by the coding sequence ATGAATAAATTTAATAATAAGGCTATTTCTTCACTAAAAGCTATAATATCATCAAGAAGAGATATAAGAGGAAATAGATTTTTAAATAAAAAAATTGATGATAAGATTTTAAATGAACTATTAGAAGCTGCTAATAATGCTCCTTCAGTAGGTTTTTCTCAACCTTGGAAATTTATAATTGTTAAAGATAATAAAAAAAGAGAAAAAGTCTATAAAAACTTTTTAAAAGAAAATAAAAAAGCAAAAAAGATTTTTAAAACAAATGAAATATATCCAAATTTAAAACTTGAGGGTATAAAAGAATCATATTTAAATATTGCCGTTTTATATAAAAAGCCTAAAAAAGATGTTTTAGGGCAAACTACCCAAAAAAAAGTTGGAGAGTACAGTGTTGTTTGTGCTATTCAAAACTTTTGGCTTATGGCAAGAGTTTATGGTATTGGAGTGGGCTGGGTTAGTATTTTAAAAGCAAAAAAGATTAAGAAAATATTAGGTATAAATGATGATTATAAATTAATTGCATATTTAACAGTTGGATATGTAAAAGAGTTTTTAGATGAACCTGAGTTGAAAAAAATTGGCTGGGAAAAGAAAAGAACTCTTAATGATATTACTAAGTTATAG
- a CDS encoding precorrin-2 C(20)-methyltransferase yields the protein MKKLYMVSLGPGDYELITIKALKALQNCDAICVPTKSADNSFTRSMTFKIVEKLMKEYAFEKDIIPVYAPMNFKQEDWQKQVDIIEDSFKKYDNLSFVTLGDSAVYSTVYYLLDIIKEQHKEIYEKSEVIPGVTSFSHASAKVKKPLCVGDSSFLIRPLHKSKVPFTTVYMRPRIGMSTDRIKEKNDIYTFENLNYKGETILDYKKEKVDKYMTLFIDFYDRNE from the coding sequence ATGAAAAAACTATATATGGTTTCTTTAGGTCCTGGAGATTATGAATTAATTACTATAAAAGCTTTAAAAGCATTACAAAATTGTGATGCAATATGTGTCCCTACAAAAAGTGCTGATAATAGTTTTACTAGATCCATGACCTTTAAAATAGTAGAAAAACTTATGAAGGAATATGCTTTTGAAAAAGATATTATTCCTGTATATGCTCCAATGAATTTTAAACAAGAAGATTGGCAAAAGCAAGTAGATATAATCGAAGACTCTTTTAAAAAATACGATAATTTATCTTTTGTAACTTTAGGGGATAGTGCTGTTTATAGCACAGTTTACTATTTATTAGATATTATTAAAGAACAACATAAAGAAATTTATGAAAAAAGTGAAGTTATCCCAGGAGTTACTTCTTTTTCCCATGCTTCTGCAAAAGTTAAAAAACCACTTTGTGTAGGGGATAGTAGTTTTCTTATAAGACCTTTACATAAAAGTAAAGTTCCTTTTACAACTGTTTATATGAGACCAAGGATTGGTATGAGTACAGATAGAATAAAAGAAAAAAATGATATATATACCTTTGAAAATCTAAATTACAAAGGTGAGACAATTTTGGATTATAAAAAAGAAAAAGTTGATAAATATATGACATTATTTATTGATTTTTATGATAGAAATGAATAA
- a CDS encoding sirohydrochlorin cobaltochelatase has protein sequence MKRFRHYNRKRAIVLACFGSVIEQQKYLDLEDKVKEEFPDCEVFTSFSSRMVIKLLKKKKKENYKNLPQTLSDVDMQGYKHVVVVSVNIYPTDEHEFLKKIVDGFKHFSLGNLGITNALLTTTKDTTSYLKNLNEQVSKEDTANLYIIHGTPKLNTIGIDSITYTSDLLEMIDKRNFTCSLEGAFPYFEINEVIKQKIKVKGFKKVQVVPLLLVSGNHYIKDMFEIKDDLSDTFESFIASSLTKSENFNLLELPQTQEILLKNIKESFKMLGVSHKVMSY, from the coding sequence ATGAAAAGATTTAGACACTACAATAGAAAAAGAGCTATTGTATTAGCTTGTTTTGGTTCAGTTATTGAACAACAAAAATATTTAGACTTAGAAGATAAAGTAAAAGAGGAGTTTCCTGATTGTGAGGTATTTACTTCTTTTTCATCAAGAATGGTAATAAAACTTTTAAAGAAAAAGAAAAAAGAGAATTATAAAAACCTTCCACAAACTCTTTCTGATGTAGATATGCAAGGATACAAACATGTAGTAGTAGTTTCTGTAAATATTTATCCTACTGATGAACATGAATTTTTAAAGAAAATTGTTGATGGATTTAAACACTTTTCTCTGGGAAATCTTGGTATTACTAATGCTTTATTAACAACTACAAAAGATACAACTTCATATTTAAAAAATTTAAATGAACAAGTGAGTAAAGAAGATACTGCAAATCTATATATTATTCATGGAACACCAAAATTAAATACTATTGGAATTGATTCTATAACTTATACAAGTGATTTACTTGAAATGATTGATAAAAGAAACTTTACTTGTTCCTTAGAAGGAGCTTTCCCTTATTTTGAAATTAATGAGGTAATAAAACAAAAAATTAAAGTAAAAGGCTTTAAAAAAGTTCAAGTTGTACCTTTACTTTTAGTTAGTGGAAATCATTATATAAAAGATATGTTTGAGATAAAAGATGATTTAAGTGATACCTTTGAATCTTTTATTGCATCTTCCTTAACAAAAAGTGAAAATTTTAACCTTTTAGAGTTGCCTCAAACACAAGAAATCCTTTTGAAAAATATCAAAGAATCATTTAAAATGCTTGGTGTTAGTCATAAAGTTATGAGTTATTAA
- a CDS encoding SLAC1 anion channel family protein, protein MKQSETITAIPSDRLQFFPIMMFAVVMGFSGLSLVFTRLTEFLYFPSVVAVIFTYISTALFFIILFFYGKKLLKYKEEVIKELSHPIRVNFFAALSISMLLLSLLYQKSVPDLSHGFFILGAIVHIFFTFYTIKYWINNNLEMHHSNPAWFIPIVGNIIVPIAGKGFVDDSILYFYFSIGIFFWIVLFAIILNRIIFHKQFAAKFMPTLFILIAPPAIGFISYIKLTNGSLDFFAHILYSLALFFTILVFVMYKNYINIKFFISWWAFTFPMAAVTLATILMFHLTSFMFYSVLSYFLAFVTTFIVFLVAKETIKHMFKKEICIME, encoded by the coding sequence ATGAAACAATCTGAAACTATTACAGCTATCCCTTCAGATAGATTACAGTTTTTCCCTATTATGATGTTTGCAGTTGTTATGGGGTTTTCTGGGCTTTCTTTAGTTTTTACTCGTCTTACAGAGTTTTTGTATTTTCCTAGTGTTGTAGCTGTTATTTTTACTTATATATCAACAGCTTTATTTTTTATAATTTTATTTTTTTATGGAAAGAAGCTACTTAAATATAAAGAAGAAGTTATAAAAGAATTATCTCATCCAATTAGAGTAAATTTCTTTGCAGCATTATCTATTTCTATGCTTTTATTATCTTTACTTTATCAAAAAAGTGTACCTGATTTATCACATGGTTTCTTTATTTTAGGAGCAATAGTTCATATATTTTTTACTTTTTACACTATTAAATATTGGATAAACAATAATTTAGAAATGCATCATTCAAATCCAGCTTGGTTTATTCCTATAGTTGGTAATATTATTGTTCCAATTGCTGGAAAAGGTTTTGTTGATGATTCTATATTATATTTTTATTTTTCTATAGGAATCTTTTTTTGGATAGTTTTATTTGCAATTATATTAAATAGAATAATTTTTCATAAACAGTTTGCTGCAAAATTTATGCCAACTTTATTTATACTTATTGCCCCACCAGCAATTGGTTTTATCTCATATATTAAATTAACAAATGGTTCATTAGATTTCTTTGCACATATTCTTTATAGCTTGGCATTATTTTTTACAATTTTAGTATTTGTAATGTATAAGAATTATATTAATATTAAGTTTTTTATTTCTTGGTGGGCATTTACATTTCCTATGGCAGCTGTTACTTTAGCTACAATTTTAATGTTTCATTTAACTTCTTTTATGTTTTATTCAGTATTATCATATTTTTTAGCATTTGTTACAACTTTTATAGTTTTTTTAGTTGCAAAAGAGACTATTAAACATATGTTTAAAAAAGAGATATGTATAATGGAGTAA
- a CDS encoding GGDEF domain-containing protein, which translates to MELVEKIIEKNNEKEQLLSLSIFIKVLKEVLSPSIDFNNDEETNSFINKVSKNPQLLLTKQSMNELKEITKNRITSDRKILQNKTDDIVKLSSLMERYFDKTILESSNSSEKIHKIKDELQELNISNASQRELGQLQKRLIDTIYNIEHSMEDRREELNNNKEKFLNLHKTIESLQEELNLVKKEKATDYLTSVLNRRAYQEEVEKIEKKYEIFNSSYAIVFYDIDHFKKINDTYGHSCGDEVLKTFGKVLDKLTRKEDTIARYGGEEFIALVNYDKEKELYKYIKRVKSLIESTEFKYEDITINLKFSAGVSFRSKYKNYLETKKKADSLLYKAKKEGRNKIVFDNGIEL; encoded by the coding sequence TTGGAACTAGTAGAAAAAATTATAGAAAAAAATAATGAAAAAGAACAATTATTATCCTTATCAATCTTTATTAAAGTATTAAAAGAGGTACTTTCTCCTTCTATAGATTTTAATAATGATGAAGAAACTAATTCTTTTATAAATAAAGTTTCCAAAAATCCTCAACTACTTTTAACAAAACAATCTATGAATGAATTAAAAGAAATTACAAAAAATAGAATAACATCAGATAGAAAAATACTTCAAAATAAAACTGATGATATTGTAAAACTTAGTTCGTTGATGGAGCGATATTTTGATAAAACTATATTAGAAAGCTCAAATTCAAGTGAAAAAATTCATAAAATCAAAGATGAACTTCAAGAATTAAATATATCCAATGCATCACAAAGAGAATTAGGACAATTACAAAAAAGACTCATTGATACTATTTATAATATTGAACATTCAATGGAAGATAGAAGAGAAGAACTAAATAATAATAAAGAAAAATTTTTAAACCTACATAAAACAATAGAAAGTTTACAAGAAGAATTAAATCTTGTCAAAAAGGAAAAAGCTACAGATTATTTAACTTCTGTTTTAAATAGAAGGGCTTATCAAGAAGAAGTTGAAAAAATAGAAAAAAAATATGAAATATTTAACTCTTCTTATGCAATTGTTTTTTATGATATCGATCATTTTAAAAAAATAAATGATACTTATGGACATAGCTGTGGAGATGAAGTTTTAAAGACCTTTGGAAAAGTACTAGATAAACTTACAAGAAAAGAAGATACTATTGCAAGATATGGAGGGGAAGAATTTATAGCTCTTGTAAATTATGATAAAGAAAAAGAATTATATAAATACATAAAAAGAGTAAAAAGTTTAATCGAAAGTACTGAATTTAAATATGAAGATATTACTATTAATTTAAAATTTAGTGCAGGAGTTAGTTTTAGATCAAAATATAAAAACTATTTAGAAACAAAGAAAAAAGCAGATTCTTTATTATATAAAGCAAAAAAAGAAGGTAGAAATAAAATTGTATTTGATAATGGAATAGAGCTTTAA
- a CDS encoding malate dehydrogenase produces the protein MANKKPIIDLKHKNIEYQENNQTIKLKTFNKKNMTIDITIYENGKYMKDSNIVFAHLPKSIKSLIKPL, from the coding sequence ATGGCTAATAAAAAACCAATCATAGATTTAAAACACAAAAATATAGAGTATCAGGAAAATAATCAAACAATAAAACTAAAAACTTTTAATAAAAAGAATATGACCATTGACATAACAATTTATGAAAATGGTAAATACATGAAAGATAGTAATATTGTTTTTGCTCATTTACCTAAAAGTATTAAATCTTTAATCAAACCATTATAA
- a CDS encoding bifunctional adenosylcobinamide kinase/adenosylcobinamide-phosphate guanylyltransferase — protein sequence MKILYFGGQKSGKSNLAEQKTLEISSKKPYYLATYDNSFNDKEMHKRIDKHKLQRKEQFTTIEESKDLIKVLSKSKKEDTFLVDCMSMWLFNNIKQNEEYLINQLEEISKLDANIIFVLNDVNSGIIPFDSESRKFVDMTGIVGQKLAQICDEVYEVKLGLASRLK from the coding sequence ATGAAAATTCTTTATTTTGGTGGACAAAAGTCTGGTAAATCAAATCTTGCAGAACAAAAAACTTTAGAAATAAGTTCTAAAAAACCATATTATCTAGCAACTTATGATAATAGTTTTAACGATAAAGAAATGCACAAAAGAATTGATAAGCATAAACTTCAAAGAAAAGAGCAGTTTACTACAATAGAGGAATCAAAGGATTTAATAAAAGTATTAAGCAAATCAAAAAAAGAAGATACTTTTTTAGTAGATTGTATGTCAATGTGGCTATTTAACAATATTAAGCAGAATGAAGAGTATTTAATAAATCAATTAGAAGAAATTTCAAAGCTTGATGCGAATATTATTTTTGTATTAAATGATGTAAACTCTGGAATCATTCCCTTTGATAGTGAAAGTAGAAAGTTTGTAGATATGACAGGAATTGTTGGGCAAAAATTAGCTCAAATTTGTGATGAAGTTTATGAAGTAAAGCTTGGTTTAGCAAGTAGATTAAAGTAA
- a CDS encoding energy-coupling factor ABC transporter ATP-binding protein, with the protein MSIILNNIKTHCFKDINLELKDNEKIAILGENGVGKTTLLRTILGLVDFEGQIDILQKSMKVEKDFNSIYSEVAYLFQDSDDSFLTSSVLEEIAFNLYNKTDNYDFSIKKALELLEEFNISQLKEKIPIKLSGGQKRVVAFCACILSNPKILLLDEPLNDLDEKMKKRVEEKILLYKGSVVLIAHDLEFAKRVCKKIYRLEKDGLILLKAEDEKI; encoded by the coding sequence TTGTCTATTATATTAAATAATATAAAAACCCATTGTTTTAAAGATATTAATTTAGAATTGAAAGATAATGAAAAAATAGCGATATTAGGAGAAAATGGAGTTGGAAAAACTACACTTCTTCGAACTATTCTAGGATTAGTTGATTTTGAAGGACAAATAGATATTTTACAAAAATCAATGAAAGTTGAAAAAGACTTTAATAGTATTTATTCTGAAGTAGCTTATCTCTTTCAAGATAGTGATGATAGTTTTTTAACTTCAAGTGTTCTTGAAGAAATTGCATTTAATCTTTATAATAAAACAGATAACTATGATTTTTCTATAAAAAAAGCTTTAGAACTTTTAGAAGAGTTTAATATTTCCCAATTAAAAGAAAAGATTCCAATAAAACTTTCAGGTGGTCAAAAAAGAGTTGTAGCTTTTTGTGCTTGCATTTTATCAAATCCTAAAATACTACTTTTAGATGAACCCTTAAATGACTTAGATGAGAAAATGAAAAAAAGAGTTGAAGAAAAAATTCTTTTATATAAAGGTAGTGTAGTGCTAATAGCACATGATTTAGAGTTTGCAAAAAGAGTTTGTAAAAAAATTTATAGATTAGAAAAAGATGGTTTAATTTTACTAAAGGCAGAAGATGAAAAGATTTAG